From a region of the Corallococcus coralloides DSM 2259 genome:
- a CDS encoding cytochrome c maturation protein CcmE: protein MTPVNRNRLIALGALLFAGAGLGFIAFGNIGDNLVYYWSPSELISNGDKAYTATIRLGGVVQPGSIQWNESHTTLDFRVADGPEADAKSVHVRSLETPPQMFREKIGVVVEGTYDKSGVFTSNRLMVNHSNEYRAPKEGEEPRKWQDTLAEGATTATVTPPGAP, encoded by the coding sequence ATGACGCCCGTCAACCGCAACCGTCTCATCGCGCTGGGAGCCCTGCTCTTCGCCGGCGCCGGCCTTGGCTTCATCGCCTTCGGCAACATCGGGGACAACCTCGTCTACTACTGGAGCCCGTCGGAGCTGATCTCCAACGGAGACAAGGCCTACACGGCCACCATCCGCCTGGGCGGCGTGGTGCAGCCGGGCAGCATCCAGTGGAACGAGTCCCACACCACGCTGGACTTCCGTGTGGCGGACGGCCCGGAGGCGGACGCCAAGAGCGTGCACGTGCGCTCGCTGGAGACGCCCCCGCAGATGTTCCGCGAGAAGATCGGCGTCGTGGTGGAGGGCACCTACGACAAGTCCGGCGTCTTCACGTCCAACCGGCTGATGGTGAACCACTCCAACGAGTACCGCGCGCCCAAGGAAGGCGAGGAGCCGCGCAAGTGGCAGGACACGCTGGCTGAAGGCGCCACCACCGCGACCGTGACGCCGCCGGGGGCGCCGTGA
- the ccsA gene encoding cytochrome c biogenesis protein CcsA: MNKFVKFGLPAVTLALLGAGWWLGLAWAPPDREMGEVQRIMYVHVPLQWMAMMAMFINFVAAVTYLLRQSWKTDAMAEASAEVGLLFGTLGMITGSIWGRPTWGVYWSWDPRLTSEAILLVSYTGYLVLRRFVEDPEKRAVWSAVVAIIGAINLPIVWFSVRWWRSLHQVQSSPKTVDPQMVLPLRVSAFGMLALLIVFMVHRYRTALAERKAEVALPEALPTDDPALRASHSSKVA, encoded by the coding sequence ATGAACAAGTTCGTCAAGTTTGGCCTGCCGGCGGTGACGCTGGCGCTGCTGGGCGCGGGCTGGTGGCTGGGCCTCGCGTGGGCACCGCCGGACCGTGAGATGGGCGAAGTGCAGCGCATCATGTACGTCCACGTGCCGCTCCAGTGGATGGCCATGATGGCCATGTTCATCAACTTCGTGGCCGCGGTGACGTACCTCTTGCGTCAGTCGTGGAAGACGGACGCGATGGCGGAGGCCTCCGCGGAGGTCGGCCTGCTCTTCGGCACGCTGGGCATGATCACCGGCTCCATCTGGGGCCGCCCCACCTGGGGCGTGTACTGGTCGTGGGATCCGCGCCTGACGTCCGAAGCCATCCTGCTGGTGTCCTACACGGGCTACCTGGTGCTGCGGCGCTTCGTCGAAGACCCGGAGAAGCGCGCGGTGTGGAGCGCGGTGGTGGCCATCATCGGGGCCATCAACCTGCCCATCGTGTGGTTCTCCGTGCGCTGGTGGCGCAGCCTCCACCAGGTGCAGTCCAGCCCCAAGACGGTGGATCCGCAGATGGTGCTGCCCCTGCGCGTGTCGGCGTTCGGCATGCTGGCGCTGCTCATCGTCTTCATGGTGCACCGCTACCGCACCGCGCTCGCGGAGCGGAAGGCGGAGGTGGCGCTGCCGGAGGCGCTGCCCACGGATGACCCCGCGCTGCGCGCGTCCCATTCCTCGAAGGTGGCCTGA
- a CDS encoding heme exporter protein CcmB: MSAPNAKRRPGLLATTLVLLRKDLLIEWRTRARLNALVFFAMATLLLFSFALGPDTKLLERNAGGYLWLAILFASVLSLGESFRVETENACLDGVRLAPADARAIFLSKALGNALLLLALAVVLVPVMVALYGVRIVTGVGDLAGILVLGSLALSAPGTVYAAISSNARARDVLLPLLLFPLVIPALLSAAKGTTLVLQGDPMQQLGSWQGLLLGFNLIYWGVGFVLFPRVIED; the protein is encoded by the coding sequence ATGAGCGCCCCGAACGCGAAGCGCCGCCCGGGCCTGCTGGCGACGACGCTCGTCCTCTTGCGCAAGGACCTGCTCATCGAATGGCGCACCCGCGCGCGGCTCAACGCGCTGGTGTTCTTCGCCATGGCCACGCTGCTGCTCTTCTCCTTCGCGCTGGGCCCGGACACGAAGCTCCTGGAGCGCAACGCGGGCGGCTACCTGTGGCTGGCCATCCTCTTCGCCAGCGTGCTGTCCCTGGGCGAGTCCTTCCGCGTGGAGACGGAGAACGCCTGCCTGGACGGCGTGCGGCTGGCCCCGGCGGACGCGCGCGCCATCTTCCTGTCCAAGGCGCTGGGCAACGCCCTGCTGCTGCTGGCGCTGGCGGTGGTCCTTGTGCCGGTGATGGTGGCCCTTTATGGGGTGCGCATCGTCACCGGGGTCGGTGACCTGGCGGGCATCCTGGTCCTGGGCAGCCTGGCGCTCAGCGCCCCGGGGACCGTGTACGCGGCCATCTCCAGCAATGCCCGGGCACGGGATGTGCTGCTGCCTCTGCTATTGTTCCCGCTCGTCATCCCGGCCCTCCTGTCCGCTGCCAAGGGGACCACGCTCGTACTCCAGGGTGACCCGATGCAGCAGCTGGGCTCATGGCAGGGGCTGCTGCTGGGGTTCAATCTGATTTACTGGGGCGTGGGCTTCGTGCTGTTTCCCCGGGTCATCGAGGACTGA
- the ccmA gene encoding heme ABC exporter ATP-binding protein CcmA, producing MPPLPSGSAPALALHDVSKRYGRRWALARLTYALPAGRSLLLTGHNGSGKTTLLRLVATALGPTAGRVEVLGRDAVKDREAVRRDVALLSHASFLYEDLTAQQNLMVLGRLLGVDAPQDVADALLNRVGLTRRTDSPVRGFSAGMRKRLAIARLLMKAPALALLDEPFGELDPAGIQDMEGVIAELKAGGTTVVLATHLIEQGLSLCEERLHLQDGRAVVA from the coding sequence ATGCCCCCTCTCCCCTCTGGATCAGCGCCCGCGCTCGCCCTCCATGACGTGAGCAAGCGCTATGGACGCCGGTGGGCGCTGGCGCGGCTCACCTACGCGCTGCCCGCGGGCCGCTCGCTGCTGCTCACCGGTCACAATGGCTCCGGGAAGACGACGCTCCTGCGCCTCGTCGCCACCGCGCTCGGTCCCACCGCGGGCCGCGTGGAGGTGCTGGGCCGCGACGCCGTGAAGGACCGGGAAGCGGTGCGCCGCGACGTGGCGCTCCTGTCCCACGCCAGCTTCCTCTATGAGGACCTCACCGCGCAGCAGAACCTGATGGTGCTGGGGCGCCTGTTGGGCGTGGACGCGCCGCAGGACGTCGCGGACGCGCTGCTCAACCGGGTGGGCCTCACCCGCCGCACGGACAGCCCGGTGCGAGGCTTCAGCGCGGGCATGCGCAAGCGCCTGGCCATCGCGCGGCTCTTGATGAAGGCCCCTGCCCTGGCGCTCCTGGACGAGCCCTTCGGTGAGCTGGACCCGGCGGGCATCCAGGACATGGAGGGCGTCATCGCGGAATTGAAGGCCGGCGGAACCACGGTGGTGCTGGCCACGCACCTCATCGAACAGGGGCTGAGCCTGTGCGAGGAGCGGCTGCACCTGCAGGACGGCCGGGCGGTGGTGGCATGA
- the exoL gene encoding spore coat polysaccharide deacetylase ExoL encodes MAAYRRSQSGGRRILIVSYHRVVSDFTGELQRSIPGLLISQETFRRHLEQAHAAGFELASIGDAVDVMAGRRTAKKDLFVVTFDDGYRDVYRYAYPVLKQMGVPAITYLPTAFINTDKRFNHDRLFHLLRRVQERRFRPDYDTMPSPSVELLGPILTGQKTTSAALDDFIGEHPTRVLTGIIDSLEQQLGGGADLVPEQGDVMNWDEVRQMARDGFEFGAHTLGHTVLTLEPTAVVEKEIVESKETIEREVGIQVKDFAYCNGWYSDEMIRVLKQNGFRSGVTTEDLPNRVGGDPFALKRKVMWENFSLGMMGDYSSSLTVCQFDDCFGVLGMSHPVLGHRPHVLAPAVSGTTNVLVQEAAAAEAALARATPVEVVDVTTPVIATEPRVAAAVAGAQVVVAPNVALAPEAAKPEELQ; translated from the coding sequence ATGGCGGCGTACCGCCGTTCTCAGTCCGGGGGCCGGCGCATCCTCATCGTGAGCTACCACCGCGTGGTGAGCGACTTCACCGGGGAGCTGCAGCGCTCCATCCCGGGGCTGCTCATCTCCCAGGAGACGTTCCGCCGTCACCTGGAGCAGGCGCACGCGGCGGGCTTCGAGCTGGCGAGCATTGGCGACGCGGTGGATGTGATGGCGGGCCGCCGCACCGCGAAGAAGGACCTGTTCGTGGTGACGTTCGATGACGGCTACCGCGACGTGTACCGGTACGCGTACCCGGTGCTGAAGCAGATGGGTGTACCGGCCATCACCTACCTGCCCACGGCGTTCATCAACACGGACAAGCGCTTCAACCACGACCGGCTGTTCCACCTGCTGCGCCGCGTGCAGGAGCGCCGCTTCCGTCCGGACTACGACACCATGCCCAGCCCGTCGGTGGAGCTCCTGGGGCCCATCCTCACCGGGCAGAAGACGACGTCCGCGGCGCTGGACGACTTCATCGGCGAGCACCCGACGCGCGTGCTCACGGGCATCATCGACTCGCTGGAGCAGCAGCTGGGCGGCGGCGCGGACCTGGTGCCGGAGCAGGGCGACGTCATGAACTGGGACGAGGTGCGCCAGATGGCGCGCGACGGCTTCGAGTTCGGCGCGCACACGCTGGGCCACACGGTGCTGACGCTGGAGCCCACGGCGGTGGTGGAGAAGGAGATCGTCGAATCCAAGGAGACCATCGAGCGCGAGGTCGGCATCCAGGTGAAGGACTTCGCGTACTGCAACGGCTGGTACTCGGATGAGATGATCCGCGTGCTCAAGCAGAACGGCTTCCGCTCCGGCGTCACCACGGAGGACCTGCCCAACCGCGTGGGCGGCGACCCGTTCGCCCTCAAGCGCAAGGTGATGTGGGAGAACTTCAGCCTGGGGATGATGGGGGACTACTCGTCGTCCCTCACGGTGTGCCAGTTCGATGACTGCTTCGGCGTGCTGGGCATGAGCCACCCGGTCCTGGGCCACCGTCCGCACGTCCTCGCTCCGGCCGTCAGCGGCACCACCAACGTGCTGGTCCAGGAAGCGGCCGCCGCGGAGGCCGCGCTCGCCCGGGCGACGCCGGTGGAAGTCGTGGACGTGACAACTCCGGTGATCGCGACGGAGCCGCGGGTTGCGGCCGCGGTGGCGGGTGCGCAGGTCGTGGTGGCGCCGAACGTGGCCCTTGCCCCGGAGGCGGCGAAGCCGGAGGAGCTCCAGTGA
- a CDS encoding lipopolysaccharide biosynthesis protein produces MSASPKPARSPSFLGRAGPLVLARLFTAGLTLSIPLVLARVLHLDEYGTYYQLFLIATTLSYVLPFGVAQSLYYFLPRAEAKRPYLGHALLFVTGAGVVAAGLVWFFLGHVAAYFNNPALMDHRAALALYTAFFLGSYPLEISLTSQGKTKASAVVYLASDAVRSGVMVLPPLLGFSLHGMMIAVACFAGLRYVATWVVSLRGSTGPLVDWKLFKEQLVYAAPFGAAMCLAIPQQNAHMYAVAGVVAPAVYALYRVGCFQLPVVDLLYTPTSEVLMVRLGELEREGRLEEGVEAFREAAGKLAYVFLPFAAFLFAAAPEFVGAMFGQKFLPAVPIFRVSVLGVVLSILPMDGTLRARGQTRAIFASYLVKAVVTVPLLWFGVKYFGMMGGIASWALAEMVGKGMLLIRVPRALSTPERQLGLKDVIPWRELAQASLAAFAAGGSIFLLRSGVHDTWVNLPAGFLWRVLPLAVAGLLFVVGYVVGLYAQGVRPWSALQSLRPRRAA; encoded by the coding sequence GTGAGTGCGTCACCCAAGCCGGCCCGGTCCCCGTCGTTCCTGGGGCGGGCCGGCCCGTTGGTGTTGGCCCGGTTGTTCACCGCCGGGCTGACGCTGTCCATTCCGCTCGTGCTCGCCCGGGTGCTTCACCTGGACGAGTACGGCACCTACTACCAGCTGTTCCTCATCGCCACGACGCTGTCGTACGTGCTGCCGTTCGGCGTGGCGCAGAGCCTCTACTACTTCCTGCCCCGCGCGGAGGCGAAGCGGCCGTACCTGGGCCACGCGCTGCTCTTCGTGACGGGCGCGGGCGTCGTGGCGGCGGGGCTGGTGTGGTTCTTCCTGGGCCACGTGGCGGCCTACTTCAACAACCCGGCGCTGATGGATCACCGCGCGGCGCTGGCGCTCTACACGGCGTTCTTCCTGGGCAGCTACCCGCTGGAGATTTCGCTCACCAGCCAGGGGAAGACCAAGGCGTCCGCGGTGGTGTACCTGGCGTCGGACGCGGTGCGCTCCGGCGTGATGGTGCTGCCGCCGCTGTTGGGCTTCTCCCTGCACGGGATGATGATCGCCGTGGCCTGCTTCGCGGGCCTGCGCTACGTGGCCACCTGGGTGGTGTCCCTGCGCGGATCCACCGGTCCGCTGGTGGACTGGAAGCTGTTCAAGGAGCAGCTGGTGTACGCGGCGCCGTTTGGTGCCGCGATGTGCCTGGCCATCCCCCAGCAGAACGCGCACATGTACGCGGTGGCGGGCGTGGTGGCCCCGGCGGTGTACGCGCTCTACCGGGTGGGCTGCTTCCAGCTGCCGGTGGTGGACCTGCTCTACACGCCCACCAGCGAGGTGCTGATGGTGCGCCTGGGCGAATTGGAGCGCGAGGGCCGGCTGGAGGAGGGCGTGGAGGCCTTCCGGGAAGCGGCCGGCAAGCTGGCGTACGTGTTCCTGCCCTTCGCGGCGTTCCTGTTCGCGGCGGCGCCGGAGTTCGTGGGGGCCATGTTCGGCCAGAAGTTCCTGCCCGCGGTCCCCATCTTCCGGGTGAGCGTGCTGGGCGTGGTGCTGTCGATCCTGCCCATGGACGGGACGCTGCGGGCCCGGGGACAGACGCGGGCCATCTTCGCGTCGTACCTGGTGAAGGCGGTGGTGACGGTGCCGCTCTTGTGGTTCGGCGTGAAGTACTTCGGGATGATGGGCGGCATCGCGTCCTGGGCGCTGGCGGAGATGGTGGGCAAGGGCATGCTGCTGATCCGCGTGCCCCGCGCGCTGTCCACGCCCGAGCGCCAGCTGGGGCTCAAGGACGTCATCCCGTGGCGGGAGCTGGCGCAGGCGTCGCTGGCGGCGTTCGCGGCGGGCGGGAGCATCTTCCTCTTGCGCTCCGGCGTGCATGACACGTGGGTGAACCTGCCGGCGGGTTTCCTGTGGCGGGTGCTGCCCCTGGCGGTGGCGGGGCTGCTCTTCGTGGTGGGGTACGTGGTGGGGCTGTATGCGCAAGGCGTTCGCCCGTGGAGCGCATTGCAGTCCCTCCGTCCCCGCCGGGCGGCCTGA
- a CDS encoding serine O-acetyltransferase, with protein MGFDAMTLYRMAHGLKKRGVPLLPAVLRKAIYYLHSSYIPEDAELGEGTQLGYGGIGVVIHKAAKVGRHVLISQQVTIGGRSGLEGAPVIGDYVRIGAGAKVLGNIHVGDFAVIGANAVVVKDVPSGAVVAGVPAKVIRQDADPLTTYQREMGLLPQRTPPKLTQVPRPSAQASAR; from the coding sequence ATGGGATTCGACGCGATGACGTTGTACCGGATGGCGCATGGGCTGAAGAAGCGCGGGGTGCCGTTGCTTCCCGCCGTCCTTCGCAAGGCCATCTACTACCTGCACAGCTCCTACATCCCTGAAGACGCGGAGCTCGGCGAGGGGACGCAGCTGGGCTACGGCGGCATCGGCGTGGTCATCCACAAGGCGGCGAAGGTGGGCCGTCACGTCCTCATCTCGCAGCAGGTGACCATTGGCGGACGCTCCGGGCTGGAGGGCGCGCCGGTGATTGGCGACTACGTGCGCATCGGCGCGGGCGCCAAGGTGCTGGGCAACATCCACGTGGGTGACTTCGCGGTGATTGGCGCCAACGCGGTGGTGGTGAAGGACGTGCCGTCGGGCGCGGTGGTCGCGGGCGTACCCGCGAAGGTCATCCGCCAGGACGCGGATCCGCTCACCACGTACCAGCGTGAGATGGGCCTGCTGCCCCAGCGGACGCCGCCGAAGCTCACCCAGGTCCCACGGCCCTCCGCGCAGGCTTCGGCGCGCTAG
- a CDS encoding glycosyltransferase family 4 protein, whose amino-acid sequence MRVLLVGDYPPPYGGVAIHVRQLHQFLRDRGVEAKVLDIGKGGRPAPDVLPVHGAAAFGLRLAGFTSAGWTVHLHTSGNNPKAWVLAALVGTMPGPRSPRVITLHSGLIPDYLAESQARRVFARTALAGYARVVAVSPAVRDAVVACGVPEEKVVVHPAFCGSQVRPGPVTPEVEAARARRSPLLAMAHHPSPVYGRKQMFRALKLVAEEHPGVGLALFGPGTRSEEFIRDARELGVAGLLEDLGELEHAKALGLISQSDVFIRPTTHDGDSISVREALALGVPCVASDVCARPEGTRLFKAGDERALAQAVRDALAAGPAKVTAPDAGPVMLDLYAELLPSGMAGAGTVNAA is encoded by the coding sequence ATGCGCGTGCTGCTCGTCGGGGACTACCCGCCGCCGTACGGGGGCGTGGCCATCCACGTCCGTCAACTCCATCAATTTCTGCGCGACCGCGGGGTCGAAGCGAAGGTGCTCGATATCGGGAAGGGTGGCCGGCCGGCTCCGGACGTCCTCCCCGTGCACGGCGCCGCCGCCTTCGGCCTGCGGCTCGCGGGATTCACCTCCGCGGGCTGGACGGTCCACCTGCACACCAGCGGCAACAACCCGAAGGCGTGGGTGCTGGCGGCGCTGGTGGGCACCATGCCCGGGCCGCGCTCGCCGCGCGTCATCACGCTGCACTCCGGGCTGATCCCGGACTACCTGGCGGAGTCGCAGGCCCGGCGCGTGTTCGCGCGCACGGCGCTGGCGGGCTACGCGCGGGTGGTGGCGGTGTCCCCGGCGGTGCGCGACGCGGTGGTCGCGTGCGGTGTGCCGGAGGAGAAGGTCGTGGTGCATCCGGCCTTCTGCGGTTCGCAGGTGCGGCCCGGTCCGGTGACGCCGGAGGTGGAGGCCGCGCGGGCCCGGCGCAGTCCGCTGCTCGCGATGGCGCACCACCCTTCGCCCGTGTACGGGCGCAAGCAGATGTTCCGCGCGCTGAAGCTCGTGGCGGAAGAGCACCCGGGCGTGGGCCTGGCGCTGTTCGGCCCGGGCACGCGCTCCGAGGAGTTCATCCGCGACGCACGCGAGCTGGGCGTGGCGGGGCTCCTGGAGGACCTGGGCGAACTGGAGCACGCGAAGGCGCTGGGACTCATTTCCCAGAGCGACGTCTTCATCCGGCCCACGACGCACGACGGGGACTCCATCTCCGTGCGCGAGGCGCTGGCGCTGGGCGTGCCGTGCGTGGCCAGCGACGTGTGCGCGCGGCCGGAAGGCACGCGCTTGTTCAAGGCCGGGGACGAGCGGGCGCTGGCGCAGGCGGTGCGCGACGCGCTGGCGGCGGGCCCGGCGAAGGTGACGGCTCCGGATGCGGGGCCGGTGATGCTGGACCTGTACGCGGAGTTGCTGCCGTCCGGCATGGCAGGTGCAGGAACCGTGAACGCGGCGTGA
- the exoP gene encoding spore coat polysaccharide biosynthesis glycosyltransferase ExoP, with protein MRRSEEMDLSKRALRGRDLVVFSNDWDGDPLSKVHIMRILSRDNRVLWVNSIGNRAPKANAHDAQRIIKKLKTFTQGIKEVEPNLHVLAPLAIPFYGSETVRQANRHLLRLQVLRAMKQLKFERPISWSFLPASAPVSGTLGEDFVVYHCVDEFSAFSDTNGKHIAELEERLLRRADMCITSAERLYENKKRVNPRTVLVRHGTDHAHFVKACDPATKIPEDIAKLPKPIIGFFGLVADWIDQDAIIACAKAHPEGSVVIVGKTTPDCDDSRLRAVPNIHMLGRKPYADLPGYNKAFDVALNPFVINELTLNSNPLKVREYLASGLPVVSSDLPEVRKVGLCRIATTPEDYVKQVNEALADNPGPNRERAEKIFHESWEARVAEIRQHVGEAMLAAGKKL; from the coding sequence ATGCGGCGCAGTGAAGAGATGGACCTGTCGAAGCGGGCCCTTCGTGGGCGGGACCTGGTGGTGTTCTCCAACGACTGGGACGGGGATCCGCTGTCGAAGGTCCACATCATGCGGATCCTCTCGCGGGACAACCGCGTGCTGTGGGTGAACAGCATTGGCAACCGCGCGCCCAAGGCGAACGCGCACGACGCGCAGCGGATCATCAAGAAGCTGAAGACGTTCACCCAGGGCATCAAGGAGGTGGAGCCCAACCTCCACGTGCTCGCGCCGCTGGCGATTCCGTTCTACGGCTCGGAGACGGTGCGCCAGGCGAACCGCCACCTGCTGCGGCTCCAGGTGCTTCGCGCGATGAAGCAGCTGAAGTTCGAGCGCCCCATCTCCTGGAGCTTCCTGCCCGCGTCCGCGCCGGTGTCCGGCACGCTGGGCGAGGACTTCGTCGTGTACCACTGCGTGGACGAGTTCTCCGCGTTCAGCGACACGAACGGCAAGCACATCGCGGAGCTGGAGGAGCGCCTCTTGCGCCGCGCGGACATGTGCATCACGTCCGCGGAGCGCCTGTATGAGAACAAGAAGCGCGTGAACCCTCGCACGGTGCTGGTGCGCCACGGCACGGACCACGCGCACTTCGTGAAGGCGTGCGACCCGGCCACGAAGATTCCGGAGGACATCGCGAAGCTGCCCAAGCCCATCATCGGCTTCTTCGGGCTGGTGGCGGACTGGATTGATCAGGACGCCATCATCGCGTGCGCGAAGGCGCACCCGGAGGGCTCGGTGGTCATCGTGGGCAAGACGACGCCGGACTGCGACGACAGCCGCCTGCGCGCGGTGCCCAACATCCACATGCTGGGGCGCAAGCCGTACGCGGATTTGCCGGGCTACAACAAGGCGTTCGACGTGGCGCTCAACCCGTTCGTCATCAACGAGCTGACGCTCAACTCCAACCCGCTGAAGGTGCGCGAGTACCTGGCGTCCGGCCTGCCGGTGGTGTCGTCCGACCTGCCGGAGGTCCGCAAGGTGGGCCTGTGCCGCATCGCCACCACGCCCGAGGACTACGTGAAGCAGGTCAACGAGGCCCTGGCGGACAACCCGGGCCCGAACCGGGAGCGCGCGGAGAAGATCTTCCACGAGAGCTGGGAGGCCCGCGTCGCGGAGATCCGCCAGCACGTGGGTGAGGCGATGCTCGCGGCGGGCAAGAAGCTGTAG
- a CDS encoding DUF4350 domain-containing protein, with protein MRNARVAVVLGLMIAVALAVGLASHEAPPDSPVSSITNPGPLGLKALFVYLEERGRDVSAQTSSLDSIPSGTRTLVIAAPQAQPITKEEVAALERFVRGGGTLVYLSPHALGEHQPGMEDWLHIASGALPGTNHQGLSSEWVDPAGVTVDVWLPAGALRDLSLLRVARDRSLRVEHEDAVPLAGLGGAGVLWRWGLGQGEVYVAAGPDLAENRRLELLDNLRFWDALAARGPLRFDEFHHAVITRPPLAQGLWVFIAQSLAVGLVYVVARGTRFGAPRPVRMERHRSSREYVRSLGWLMRRAKVEAELLPELDTGLRRLMHERLGIAPSLPDAEAARLLEETCGVPARDYLDAKEDLLRTKERTPIRPADYARLARRYALLERRVTGRGDDPRE; from the coding sequence GTGAGGAACGCGCGCGTCGCGGTCGTCCTTGGGTTGATGATCGCCGTGGCGCTAGCGGTGGGACTGGCCTCGCACGAGGCCCCGCCGGACTCGCCCGTGTCGTCCATCACGAACCCGGGCCCGCTGGGGCTCAAGGCCCTCTTCGTCTACCTGGAGGAACGTGGGCGGGACGTCAGCGCGCAGACGTCATCCCTGGACTCGATTCCCTCCGGCACGCGCACGCTGGTCATCGCCGCGCCGCAGGCCCAGCCCATCACGAAGGAAGAGGTCGCCGCGCTGGAGCGCTTCGTCCGGGGCGGCGGCACGCTGGTGTACCTGTCTCCGCATGCGCTGGGCGAACACCAGCCGGGCATGGAGGACTGGCTGCACATCGCCTCCGGCGCACTGCCCGGGACGAACCACCAGGGCCTGTCCTCCGAATGGGTGGATCCCGCTGGCGTCACCGTGGACGTGTGGCTGCCCGCGGGCGCGCTGCGCGACCTGTCGCTCCTGCGCGTGGCCCGGGACCGGAGCCTGCGGGTGGAACACGAGGACGCGGTGCCGCTGGCGGGCCTGGGCGGCGCGGGCGTGCTGTGGCGCTGGGGCCTGGGCCAGGGCGAGGTCTACGTCGCCGCGGGCCCGGACCTCGCGGAGAACCGGCGCCTGGAGCTGCTCGACAACCTGCGCTTCTGGGATGCGCTCGCCGCGCGCGGTCCCCTGCGCTTCGACGAGTTCCACCACGCCGTCATCACCCGTCCGCCCCTGGCCCAGGGCCTGTGGGTCTTCATCGCGCAGAGCCTCGCCGTGGGGCTCGTCTACGTCGTCGCCCGAGGCACGCGCTTCGGCGCCCCCCGGCCCGTGCGCATGGAGCGGCACCGCTCGTCGCGCGAATACGTGCGCTCCCTGGGATGGCTCATGCGCCGAGCGAAGGTGGAGGCGGAGCTGCTGCCGGAGCTCGACACCGGCCTGCGGCGCCTGATGCACGAGCGTCTGGGCATCGCCCCCTCACTGCCGGACGCGGAGGCCGCGCGCCTCCTGGAAGAGACCTGCGGCGTGCCCGCGCGCGACTACCTGGACGCGAAGGAAGACCTGCTGCGCACGAAGGAGCGCACCCCCATCCGCCCCGCCGACTACGCCCGCCTCGCCCGCCGCTACGCCCTGCTGGAGCGCCGCGTGACGGGCCGCGGGGACGACCCGCGCGAATGA
- a CDS encoding DUF4129 domain-containing protein, with protein sequence MPALPLLLLLTALPPCADREAVSRRLEDTARSRPEAFNAEVNRLVESLDGVPLPPGTSGQTAPERARQLTVYLEAVCNLDAEPAVAPGVTSEPERLRAILDRPEFARARQRNSDLLTRLLRELQNWLEGLFESRGAQGFAVATRAVMLGLALAVVLFGVLRVRWRRSRKTVTAPGVEGEAAPLELDTPGEHLGRARTALETEDAREAIREGLLGLLSTLEQRKLARPDRVKTNRELAAELPTRGAPARVTGEVERLVGWYDQAFYSLEPVSREEATRFVESVEQLHGSLAEVRP encoded by the coding sequence GTGCCCGCCCTGCCCCTGCTCCTCTTGCTGACCGCCCTGCCCCCGTGCGCTGACCGGGAGGCCGTGTCGCGCCGGCTCGAGGACACGGCGCGCTCACGGCCCGAGGCGTTCAACGCGGAGGTGAACCGGCTGGTGGAGTCCCTGGACGGCGTGCCCCTGCCGCCCGGAACCTCCGGACAGACGGCGCCCGAGCGGGCCCGGCAGCTCACCGTGTACCTGGAGGCCGTGTGCAACCTGGACGCGGAGCCGGCCGTGGCGCCCGGCGTGACGAGCGAACCCGAGCGGCTGCGCGCCATCCTCGACCGGCCGGAGTTCGCGAGAGCCCGGCAGCGCAACAGCGACCTGCTGACGCGCCTCTTGCGAGAGCTGCAGAACTGGCTGGAGGGACTCTTCGAATCCCGGGGCGCGCAGGGCTTCGCGGTGGCCACGCGCGCGGTGATGCTGGGTCTGGCGCTGGCGGTGGTGCTGTTCGGCGTGCTGCGGGTGCGCTGGCGCCGGAGCAGGAAGACCGTGACCGCGCCGGGAGTGGAGGGCGAAGCCGCGCCCCTGGAGCTGGACACGCCCGGAGAACACCTGGGCCGGGCGCGCACCGCGCTGGAGACGGAGGACGCGCGCGAGGCCATTCGTGAAGGCTTGCTGGGCCTGCTGTCCACGCTGGAGCAGCGCAAGCTGGCGCGGCCGGACCGGGTGAAGACGAACCGCGAGCTCGCCGCGGAGCTGCCCACGCGAGGTGCCCCCGCGCGCGTGACGGGTGAAGTGGAACGGCTGGTGGGCTGGTACGACCAGGCCTTCTATTCGCTGGAGCCGGTGTCGCGCGAAGAGGCCACGCGCTTCGTGGAGTCCGTGGAGCAGTTGCACGGCTCGCTCGCGGAGGTCCGGCCGTGA